The following proteins are co-located in the Pochonia chlamydosporia 170 chromosome 6, whole genome shotgun sequence genome:
- a CDS encoding Bis(5'-adenosyl)-triphosphatase (similar to Metarhizium acridum CQMa 102 XP_007812761.1), producing MTSTKTEGMSIKFGPFEVTKQVFLTTPHSYALVNLKPLIPGHVLVCPLKSHLRLTELSPVEITDLFSTVQLTQRMLAQKYFPVPGDLMSGSFTIAVQDGPDSGQTVPHLHVHVIPRRKGDVGDSPDVIYTKMASEDGNIGGALWDTERRPVPAGSMPRIEDADRSARTHEQMEAEAGEYRTILRELGVQ from the exons ATGACTTCTACAAAAACAGAAGGCATGTCAATAAAGTTTGGCCCCTTCGAGGTCACAAAACAG GTCTTTCTCACAACACCTCATTCGTACGCGCTCGTCAATCTCAAGCCCCTGATTCCTGGGCACGTCCTCGTGTGTCCGCTAAAGTCTCACCTACGGCTCACAGAGTTGTCTCCAGTTGAAATAACGGATCTCTTCAGCACCGTTCAACTCACACAGCGAATGCTGGCGCAGAAATACTTCCCCGTGCCAGGAGACTTGATGTCGGGTAGTTTTACTATCGCAGTGCAGGATGGGCCAGACTCGGGTCAGACTGTTCCCCATTTACACGTTCATGTGATTCCTCGTAGGAAGGGTGATGTTGGCGACAGCCCGGACGTCATTTacaccaagatggcaagtGAGGATGGTAATATTGGTGGTGCATTGTGGGATACAGAACGTCGGCCTGTACCTGCAGGTAGCATGCCTCGAATTGAGGATGCGGATCGGAGTGCTAGAACTCATGAGCAGATGGAAGCAGAGGCGGGAGAATATAGAACAATCCTTAGAGAGCTTGGCGTGCAGTAA
- a CDS encoding tetratricopeptide repeat-containing (similar to Metarhizium robertsii ARSEF 23 XP_007821240.1), whose protein sequence is MRIEEIADEMEKTILEQKPNAEKAHTAKDGAEETKPELPPAMASHKKQTFDEIMADLNKSPLFMTDMEENDDIAALQALNYEGTPLENGADFKIRGNECFKVRGYVDAREFYTKGIQILFLEERKRARGEITKSPEGVEDSAEEIASQKEVLEALYVNRAACHLELDNYRSCWTDCAAALRLNPRNIKACYRSAKALLAVDRIEEADDICARGLSLDPENKGLKDTADKIIKRAKEIDAKNKKDAERKAKVKRREMLLQAALKARGIPTRTTAQPPEMGDTKLELVPDPDDPRSSLSFPTVLLYPEHLESDFIKAFNETQTLEDHLSYVFPLPWDKEGVYTAAGVTCYVETLGGGVLKMGKRVPLLKVLGTGKVEVVDEVMKIFVLPNDKADGWVKRFKEQKAAELGKGGG, encoded by the coding sequence ATGAGGATTGAAGAGATCGCCgatgagatggaaaagaCCATTCTCGAACAAAAGCCCAACGCAGAGAAAGCACACACAGCAAAAGATGGAGCCGAGGAAACGAAGCCAGAATTACCgccggcaatggcatcacaCAAGAAGCAGACATTTGACGAAATCATGGCCGACCTGAACAAGTCCCCACTGTTCAtgacggacatggaagaaaaCGACGACATTGCGGCCCTCCAAGCGCTCAACTACGAGGGCACACCGCTTGAAAACGGGGCTGATTTCAAGATTCGCGGCAACGAATGCTTCAAGGTACGGGGGTATGTGGACGCGCGGGAATTCTACACCAAGGGCATCCAGATTTTGTTCCTGGAAGAGCGGAAACGTGCCCGCGGAGAAATCACCAAGAGCCCCGAGGGCGTGGAAGACAGCGCAGAGGAAATCGCCTCGCAGAAAGAGGTGCTCGAGGCGCTGTACGTGAACCGCGCAGCATGCCACCTCGAGCTAGACAACTACCGCAGCTGCTGGACAGACTGTGCCGCAGCGCTGCGCCTGAACCCGCGCAACATAAAGGCCTGTTATAGGAGCGCAAAGGCCCTCCTGGCAGTGGACCGCATCGAGGAAGCAGACGACATTTGCGCGCGCGGACTGTCCCTCGACCCCGAAAACAAGGGCCTCAAAGACACGGCAGACAAGATCATCAAGCGTGCGAAAGAAATAGacgccaagaacaaaaaggaCGCTGAGCGAAAAGCCAAGGTCAAGCGGCGCGAGATGCTCCTCCAGGCTGCCCTCAAGGCGAGGGGCATCCCGACCAGGACGACAGCCCAGCCCCCCGAGATGGGGGACACGAAGCTCGAGCTTGTGCCGGACCCGGATGACCCGCGGAGCAGCCTGTCGTTCCCGACGGTGCTGCTGTATCCCGAGCATCTTGAGTCAGATTTCATAAAGGCGTTTAATGAGACGCAAACGCTCGAGGATCACTTGTCGTACGTGTTCCCGCTGCCGTGGGACAAGGAGGGCGTGTACACGGCCGCGGGGGTGACTTGCTACGTGGAGACGCTGGGAGGGGGTGTGCTCAAGATGGGGAAGAGGGTGCCGCTGCTGAAGGTGTTGGGGACGGGGAAGGTGGAggttgtggatgaggtgaTGAAGATTTTTGTGCTGCCGAATGATAAGGCGGATGGGTGGGTGAAGAGGTTCAAGGAGCAGAAGGCGGCGGAGTTGGGGaagggtggtggttga
- a CDS encoding MFS transporter (similar to Neosartorya fischeri NRRL 181 XP_001261961.1): MALTKQVSARNPDDFPTLQLFLLAIVRLAEPIALTSIFPYAWALVKKFHIGNEEDASFYSGLLISSFSLAEALMGMYWGGLSDRIGRKPVLMIGCLGTMFSMVMVGFASNIWIALLGRAIGGLLNGNIGVIQTMVGELVTKPEHEPRAFSVMPFVWSIGTIIGPCIGGTFADPHESWPVLFPKGGVFDRFPYLLPNLLCAALLLVSIVLGFFLLDETHPDMQPRVFMPADTYVSEETPLIETSDAMKRPAVDLRAETYGTLRSVGGEDEYDEVAGMYANEKFGLMAKVWNKRVVGFIIALSIFTYHSMTYDHLMPIFFEDERAISNGAASLSAIFNSSGGLGLSLRDVGMIMAVNGCIALFVQAVIFPIAAERVGVYKLFLIVTVLHPIVYAVVPLLILVPESLIFPSIYICLAIRNILSITLYPLLLILIKEATPTPSALGKVNGLAASAGAACRMIAPPVAGFLYTYGSKMNCTALAWYGSVIIAIIGSVQCFMVPRERNVERSEECATAPPCNEYTPLTAEVSAGERE; encoded by the exons ATGGCCCTAACAAAGCAGGTCAGCGCTCGTAATCCAGATGATTTTCCCACCCTCCAGCTCTTCCTGCTAG CGATTGTTCGTCTTGCTGAACCAATTGCACTTACTTCTATCTTTCCTTACGCCTGGGCTCTTGTGAAGAAGTTCCATATCGGCAATGAGGAAGATGCCTCCTTCTACTCGGGACTCCTTATCTCGTCCTTCTCCCTTGCGGAGGCCCTGATGGGGATGTACTGGGGCGGTCTATCTGATCGCATTGGTCGCAAGCCTGTTCTGATGATTGGTTGTTTGGGAACCATGTTCAGCATGGTAATGGTAGGGTTCGCCTCCAATATTTGGATAGCTTTACTCGGAAGAGCCATAGGTGGTCTCCTCAACGGTAACATCGGCGTCATTCAGACCATGGTCGGTGAACTCGTTACCAAGCCTGAACACGAAC CTCGCGCATTCTCCGTCATGCCCTTCGTTTGGAGTATCGGAACCATCATTGGGCCTTGCATCGGCGGCACTTTTGCCGACCCCCACGAATCTTGGCCCGTCCTTTTCCCCAAAGGCGGCGTGTTCGACCGTTTCCCGTATCTCCTTCCCAACCTCCTTTGCGCCGCTCTCTTGCTCGTTAGCATTGTTTTGGGGTTCTTTCTCCTCGATGAGACGCACCCTGACATGCAGCCCCGCGTTTTCATGCCTGCAGATACCTACGTCTCGGAAGAGACTCCGCTGATTGAGACTTCAGACGCAATGAAGCGCCCGGCGGTGGACCTGCGAGCCGAGACTTATGGAACCCTCCGAAGTGTCGGCGGCGAGGACGAGTATGACGAGGTGGCGGGCATGTATGCGAATGAAAAGTTTGGTTTGATGGCCAAAGTTTGGAACAAGCGCGTTGTCGGCTTCATCATTGCCTTGTCCATCTTTACCTATCACTCTATGACTTACGATCATCTTATGCCAATTTTCTTCGAAGACGAACGCGCTATCAGCAACGGCGCCGCAAGCCTGTCAGCAATTTTCAACTCttctggtggtttgggaCTCTCGCTCCGGGACGTGGGAATGATCATGGCTGTCAACGGCTGCATTGCGCTGTTTGTTCAAGCTGTCATTTTCCCAATCGCGGCAGAGAGAGTCGGTGTGTACAAGCTCTTTCTCATTGTTACTGTTTTACATCCAATCGTGTATGCGGTTGTTCCCCTGTTAATCCTCGTTCCCGAGTCCCTCATCTTCCCGTCCATCTACATCTGCCTTGCAATTCGCAACATACTCTCCATCACACTCTACCCCTTACTCCTCATCCTGATCAAGGAAGCTACCCCTACTCCCAGCGCTTTGGGCAAGGTCAACGGTTTGGCAGCCAGTGCTGGCGCTGCTTGCCGAATGATTGCACCGCCCGTCGCAGGATTCCTCTATACCTATGGTAGCAAAATGAACTGCACTGCTCTAGCTTGGTATGGAAGCGTTATCATCGCCATTATTGGCTCTGTTCAATGCTTCATGGTGCCGCGTGAGCGCAACGTTGAAAGATCTGAGGAATGTGCTACGGCACCTCCCTGCAATGAATATACTCCTCTGACCGCTGAAGTTTCGGCTGGTGAGCGAGAATAA
- a CDS encoding pre-mRNA splicing factor cef-1 (similar to Aspergillus terreus NIH2624 XP_001215919.1), whose amino-acid sequence MPVVKGGVWTNIEDEILKASVSKYGLNQWARVSSLLARKTPKQCKARWSEWLDPSIKKIEWSKEEDEKLLHLAKIMPTQWRTIAPIVGRTANQCLERYQKLLDEAEARESSSLGLMGPEGGETQAPSADDVRRLRPGELDPDPETKPARPDTIDLDEDEKEMLSEARARLANTQGKKAKRKARERQQEESRRLATLQKRRELKTAGINIKVTTRKKGEMDYNADIPFEKKAAPGFYETGEEQTRNEAQRRAFDPQKQNLATKRKGDEDEDGDRKRRKNEKEGLSDSQKAAIKAGQMQKIREAEQSSKRRPLNLPAPQVSEGELEEIIKMGKMGEAANAVARESDNDATRGFVNSYSTLNTSAPIRTPKAPEQEDHIANEIRNIRALNDTKSALLGGENTPLYEGSGSTGFEGIAPRKQTMATPNPLATPLRSGAGVGATPGRPGQTPMRTPRDTFSLNQEDGMPMPSATPRDLRMHDLAMRNQLRSGLASLPKPKDTEWEFEIPDEEQEVVRGEGDLEEDAAERDRREQARRAAEEELERRRRTQVMQKDLPRPLVVDLTSMLKKADSIQNAAEALIARETALLMAHDAARYPLPGSQVRGTHRSIDRFDDDALADARLLILAETKPRPKFDEIQTFFESRAKNSMLLGLGCYNDGEAEQEAAMRAAFDAVQDSIMASAEQGAKLEKKLALHLGGYQKRQKMLKDKVNDASEALERARNALSGFKTLAISEDVAIDRRLEALREEVMYVTKREREAQEEYRKARDELSALRADGRNGYH is encoded by the exons ATGCCGGTCGTCAAGGGAGGTGTTTGGACCAACATTGAGGATGAGATCCTCAAGGCCTCTGTCTCCAAGTATGGCCTTAACCAGTGGGCTCGCGTGTCGTCTCTGCTGGCGCGAAAGACGCCTAAGCAGTGCAAGGCACGATGGAGCGAGTGGCTGGATCCGAGCATCAAAAAGATCGAATGGAgcaaagaggaagacgaaaagCTCCTGCATCTTGCCAAAATTATGCCCACACAATGGCGGACGATAGCCCCAATTGTCGGCCGCACCGCGAATCAATGTCTCGAACGATACCAGAAGCTGCTCGATGAAGCTGAGGCTCGCGAGTCGTCGagcttggggttgatggGCCCCGAGGGCGGCGAGACGCAAGCACCCAGTGCCGACGACGTGCGAAGATTGCGACCTGGCGAACTCGATCCCGATCCCGAAACAAAGCCTGCTCGACCCGATACCATTGACCTCGACgaagatgagaaggaaaTGCTGAGTGAAGCTCGTGCTCGTTTGGCCAATACTCAAGGTAAAAAGGCGAAGAGAAAGGCCCGTGAGCGTCAGCAAGAGGAATCTCGTCGCCTCGCGACATTGCAGAAGCGCAGAGAGCTCAAGACGGCTGGTATAAACATCAAGGTGACCACGCGGAAGAAGGGCGAGATGGACTACAATGCCGATATTCCATTTGAGAAAAAGGCTGCGCCTGGATTCTACGAAACGGGTGAAGAGCAAACACGCAACGAAGCGCAGCGCAGGGCCTTTGATCCGCAGAAGCAGAATCTGGCCACGAAACGAAAGggcgatgaagacgaggatggcgaccgcaagagaagaaagaaCGAGAAGGAGGGACTATCTGATTCGCAAAAAGCAGCTATCAAGGCCGGGCAGATGCAAAAGATTCGAGAGGCGGAGCAAAGCAGCAAGCGTCGACCTCTAAACCTGCCTGCGCCACAAGTCAGTGAGGGAGAGTTGGAAGAGATTATTAAaatgggcaagatgggcgAGGCAGCGAATGCTGTAGCTAGGGAAAGCGACAATGATGCGACCAGGGGATTTGTCAACTCATATTCTACGCTCAACACCAGCGCGCCAATTCGAACACCAAAAGCCCCTGAGCAGGAAGACCACATCGCCAACGAGATTCGAAATATCCGTGCCCTGAACGATACGAAATCGGCGTTGCTGGGTGGTGAAAACACACCGTTGTACGAAGGCTCAGGCTCGACCGGCTTCGAGGGTATCGCGCCCAGGAAGCAAACCATGGCGACGCCGAATCCTCTTGCAACCCCATTGCGATCCGGGGCCGGTGTTGGAGCGACACCTGGCCGACCGGGACAAACGCCGATGCGAACGCCACGTGATACATTCTCATTGAACCAGGAAGACGGTATGCCGATGCCATCAGCTACACCCCGGGACTTGAGGATGCACGACCTCGCAATGCGGAATCAACTGCGATCCGGGCTTGCATCGCTGCCCAAACCCAAGGACACCGAATGGGAGTTTGAGATACCGGAtgaggagcaagaagtgGTGCGAGGGGAAGGTGacctggaggaggatgctgCAGAGCGTGATCGTAGAGAGCAGGCGAGACGTGCTGCTGAAGAGGAATTAGAACGGAGACGAAGGACTCAAGTCATGCAGAAAGACCTGCCGAGGCCCCTGGTTGTCGATTTGACAAGCATGCTCAAGAAAGCTGACAGCATTCAAAACGCGGCGGAAGCACTAATCGCCAGGGAGACGGCATTACTCATGGCCCATGACGCAGCACGATACCCCTTGCCTGGCTCTCAAGTCAGAGGCACCCACCGGTCTATTGATCGATTCGACGACGACGCTCTTGCAGACGCTCGCCTCCTAATTCTGGCCGAGACTAAACCGCGTCCCAAGTTTGACGAAATCCAAACTTTCTTTGAGAGTCGAGCAAAGAACTCGATGTTGTTGGGATTGGGGTGCTATAACGACGGTGAGGCAGAACAAGAGGCAGCAATGCGGGCTGCATTTGAC GCTGTTCAAGATTCAATCATGGCTTCAGCAGAGCAGGGAGCCAAACTAGAGAAGAAGCTGGCTCTTCATCTCGGCGGATACCAAAAACGACAAAAGATGCTCAAGGATAAGGTCAACGACGCCTCGGAGGCCCTGGAAAGGGCCAGGAACGCACTCAGCGGATTCAAGACGCTGGCCATTTCAGAAGACGTGGCGATTGACCGACGGTTGGAGGCTCTGAGAGAGGAGGTCATGTATGTTACGAAGCGAGAGAGAGAGGCACAGGAAGAGTATAGAAAGGCGAGGGATGAGTTGTCTGCTTTAAGGGCAGATGGCAGAAATGGATATCATTAG
- a CDS encoding tetracycline-efflux transporter (similar to Cordyceps militaris CM01 XP_006669492.1) — MARLNRSKLDGDDRSGSDLSTAEPTESTRLLGASVEESRNEAVTEDTNGGWDGLADFDGLPWWRRPSVFWLLAPYSVFTLAFGSVIVPKLNLILDLVCQHYFANQTHLHPDLKVGPIQLGTDNPQCRNPEVQKHVATFMLVMNFCTGLLSAYAAPRLGHLSDRYGRRRLLALASCGGLLGELITILAAKFPQTVDYRWLILGSIFDGMTGSFTAGNILTQSYTSDCTPPSRRAVAIGYIHACLFTGLALGQLLGGEIVKLTGSLISIFYVCIVAHFSFIVFVGFVIPDSLSKKKQLAAREKHRKEEEERKALPRHWFSSLRDRNPFASLSVLWPKERGTSTRLRLNLVALATCDMIIMGSAMAAGQVIILYAEYIFDWHTPEASRFISAVSMVRVVVLMGIFPVINYFFRIRPAARRRRESGITPVDKNSGADHLDIWILRTALISDIAGYVGYIFARAPGPFIASAMITAFGGLGSATSQSVVTKHVPQDRVGRVLGAIGMLQALVRVIGPVTFNGIYAATVGSYPQAIFVALAGLFSLALLCSFAVTPFVHWQEDEYEEERQPLNGNAPQALGTTTDSLPLDEDEIRY, encoded by the exons ATGGCCCGACTGAACCGTTCGAAGCTGGACGGTGATGATCGGTCTGGTTCGGATTTGAGCACCGCAGAACCCACCGAGTCGACCCGTCTCCTAGGCGCATCTGTTGAAGAAAGTAGGAACGAGGCCGTAACAGAAGATACCAATGGTGGCTGGGATGGTCTGGCTGACTTCGATGGTTTACCCTGGTGGCGCCGACCTTCA GTATTTTGGTTACTGGCACCATATTCGGTTTTCACCCTCGCTTTTGGGAGTGTGATTGTGCCAAAGTTGAACTT AATACTGGACCTTGTATGTCAGCATTATTTCgcaaaccagacacattTGCATCCGGATCTCAAAGTCGGCCCCATCCAACTCGGCACCGACAACCCCCAGTGTAGGAATCCCGAGGTACAGAAACATGTTGCGACCTTCATGCTGGTCATGAACTTCTGTACGGGATTGCTCAGCGCCTATGCTGCTCCTCGCCTTGGACACTTATCCGATAGATATGGTCGTCGGCGACTGCTTGCCTTGGCATcatgtggtggtttgctAGGCGAGCTTATAACTATTCTGGCCGCCAAGTTCCCTCAGACTGTCGATTATCGTTGGCTGATCCTTGGATCCATCTTCGATGGCATGACGGGCTCCTTCACTGCCGGAAACATCCTCACCCAGTCGTACACCAGTGATTGCACGCCGCCATCCAGACGCGCCGTGGCGATTGGTTATATCCATGCCTGCCTCTTCACCGGCTTGGCATTGGGCCAACTTCTGGGTGGAGAAATCGTCAAGTTGACAGGAAGCTTGATTTCGATATTCTACGTCTGCATCGTGGCTcacttcagcttcatcgTGTTTGTTGGATTCGTTATTCCTGATTcgttgtcgaagaagaagcaacTCGCTGCCCGCGAGAAACATCGtaaggaggaggaggagcgcaAAGCTTTGCCCAGACATTGGTTTTCGTCGCTCCGAGACAGGAATCCCTTCGCATCTCTCTCCGTTTTGTGGCCCAAGGAACGAGGGACGTCGACAAGGCTTCGCCTCAACCTAGTGGCTTTGGCCACTTGCGATATGATTATTATGGGAAGTGCTATGGCCGCTGGCCAGGTCATCATCCTTTATGCGGAGTACATCTTTGACTGGCATACCCCCGAAGCCTCGCGCTTCATTTCTGCAGTTTCAATGGTTCGAGTTGTCGTTCTCATGGGCATCTTTCCGGTCATCAACTATTTCTTCCGCATTCGACCAGCTGCCAGAAGAAGACGCGAATCTGGCATTACGCCCGTGGACAAGAACAGCGGGGCTGACCACTTGGACATATGGATTCTTCGCACTGCGCTGATTTCGGATATCGCAGGTTATGTTGGATACATCTTTGCCAGAGCTCCTGGTCCTTTCATTGCCAGCGCAATGATAACTGCGTTTGGCGGCCTTGGAAGCGCAACTAGCCAGTCTGTCGTTACAAAGCATGTTCCCCAGGATCGAGTCGGTAGAGTTCTCGGTGCTATTGGCATGCTTCAGGCTCTAGTCAGAGTCATTGGGCCCGTAACATTCAATGGAATCTATGCTGCGACAGTCGGCAGCTACCCGCAGGCAATTTTCGTCGCTCTCGCTGGTCTGTTCTCATTGGCGCTTCTCTGCAGTTTTGCAGTGACGCCTTTCG TGCATTGGCAAGAGGATGAGTACGAAGAAGAACGGCAGCCATTGAATGGCAACGCACCGCAAGCGCTTGGCACGACCACTGACAGCCTTCCgcttgatgaggatgaaatTCGATATTGA